In one Streptomyces sp. NBC_01241 genomic region, the following are encoded:
- a CDS encoding fluoride efflux transporter FluC yields the protein MLDWLLVLAGGLVGAPLRYLIGVDAKFRLHTVFPWGTFAANAGASLLLGFLSEAATGGDIGPRLQLLLATGFCGALSTWSTFSYELLTFTSARRLATAAGYLLLGVGAGVGLSFAGAAVAKAVF from the coding sequence ATGCTCGACTGGCTGCTGGTGCTCGCGGGTGGGCTGGTCGGCGCGCCCCTGCGGTATCTGATCGGGGTGGACGCCAAGTTCCGCCTCCACACCGTATTCCCGTGGGGCACCTTCGCGGCGAACGCCGGTGCGTCCCTGCTCCTCGGATTCCTCTCCGAGGCGGCGACCGGCGGAGACATCGGCCCCCGCCTCCAACTCCTGCTCGCCACCGGTTTCTGCGGCGCCCTGTCGACCTGGTCGACGTTCTCGTACGAGCTGCTGACCTTCACATCGGCCCGCCGCCTGGCCACCGCGGCCGGCTATCTGCTGCTCGGCGTCGGCGCGGGGGTCGGGCTCTCGTTCGCCGGGGCCGCGGTGGCGAAGGCGGTGTTCTGA
- the ureC gene encoding urease subunit alpha translates to MPILPRKQYTDMYGPTVGDRFHLADTNLVVEVEKDFSEGQYGDEILYGGGKTMRDGMGSDPQATSGQGALDTVITNVVVIDAIVGVVKCDIGIKDGFIAGIGKSGNPQTQNNVHPDLVIGPGTEAIAGEHLIATAGAIDSHVHLIAPQQAEQALTNGITTLIGGGTGPSDGTNGTTCTPGPYNIARFLQAAETFPVNLGIMGKGNGSLPEALNEQVEAGACALKVHEDWGATPAVIDNALSVADRYDVQVTIHTDSLNEGGFFEDTRSAFDGRTIHTFHSEGAGGGHAPDILRVAGEPNVLPSSTNPTLPYTKNSVDELLDMVMVCHHLSHDIPEDVSFADSRVRAETIAAESVLHDLGVISMVSSDSQAMGRVGESVTRTFQIAHHCKDKLGTMEGDSARNDNQRVLRYLAKVTINPAIATGISDHVGSIEKGKLADIVLWPIHSFGAKPKMVIKGGIISWAQMGDPNASLPTPQPVIYRPMFGQYGKALQATHVTFMSQTGIAAGVPAELGLERKILPVSRTRTIGKHNMVRNDVLPDIKVDPETFKVTLNGKVATIDPAEKLPLNHLYFLV, encoded by the coding sequence ATGCCCATCCTGCCGCGCAAGCAATACACCGACATGTACGGCCCGACGGTCGGCGACCGCTTCCACCTCGCCGACACCAACCTCGTCGTCGAGGTCGAGAAGGACTTCAGCGAGGGCCAGTACGGGGACGAGATCCTCTACGGCGGCGGCAAGACCATGCGTGACGGCATGGGCTCCGACCCGCAGGCCACCAGCGGCCAGGGCGCACTCGACACCGTCATTACCAATGTCGTGGTCATCGACGCCATCGTCGGCGTCGTCAAGTGCGACATCGGCATCAAGGACGGCTTCATCGCGGGGATCGGCAAGTCCGGCAATCCGCAGACCCAGAACAACGTCCACCCCGACCTGGTCATCGGGCCCGGCACGGAGGCCATCGCCGGTGAGCACCTCATCGCCACCGCGGGCGCCATCGACAGCCACGTCCACCTGATCGCCCCGCAACAGGCCGAGCAGGCACTCACCAACGGCATCACCACTCTCATCGGCGGCGGCACCGGTCCCTCCGACGGCACGAACGGCACCACCTGCACACCCGGCCCGTACAACATCGCCCGGTTCCTCCAGGCGGCCGAGACCTTCCCGGTCAACCTCGGCATCATGGGCAAGGGGAACGGCAGTCTGCCGGAAGCGCTCAACGAGCAAGTCGAAGCCGGGGCCTGTGCCCTGAAGGTCCACGAGGACTGGGGCGCCACCCCCGCCGTGATCGACAACGCGCTGAGCGTCGCGGACCGGTACGACGTCCAGGTGACCATCCACACCGACAGCCTCAACGAGGGCGGCTTCTTCGAGGACACCCGCTCCGCGTTCGACGGCCGCACCATCCACACCTTCCACAGCGAGGGTGCCGGCGGCGGCCACGCCCCGGACATCCTGCGGGTTGCGGGCGAGCCGAACGTGCTGCCGTCCTCCACCAACCCGACGCTGCCGTACACCAAGAACTCGGTGGACGAACTGCTCGACATGGTCATGGTCTGTCACCACCTCAGCCACGACATCCCCGAGGACGTCTCCTTCGCCGACAGCCGCGTCCGCGCCGAGACGATCGCCGCCGAGTCGGTCCTGCACGACCTCGGCGTGATCAGCATGGTCTCCTCCGACTCGCAGGCCATGGGCCGGGTCGGCGAGTCCGTCACCCGGACCTTCCAGATTGCCCACCACTGCAAGGACAAGCTGGGCACGATGGAGGGCGACTCCGCCCGCAACGACAACCAGCGGGTGCTGCGCTACCTTGCGAAGGTCACCATCAACCCGGCCATCGCCACCGGCATCTCCGACCACGTCGGCTCGATCGAGAAGGGCAAGCTCGCCGACATCGTGCTCTGGCCCATCCACTCCTTCGGCGCCAAGCCGAAGATGGTGATCAAGGGCGGCATCATCTCCTGGGCACAGATGGGCGACCCCAACGCCTCCCTGCCGACCCCGCAGCCGGTGATCTACCGCCCGATGTTCGGGCAGTACGGCAAGGCCCTGCAGGCGACGCACGTCACCTTCATGTCCCAGACCGGTATCGCCGCCGGGGTTCCGGCCGAACTGGGCCTGGAGCGCAAGATCCTGCCGGTCAGCCGGACCCGGACCATCGGCAAACACAACATGGTCCGCAACGACGTGCTGCCGGACATCAAGGTCGACCCGGAGACGTTCAAGGTCACTCTCAACGGCAAGGTTGCCACCATCGACCCGGCCGAGAAACTGCCCCTCAACCACCTGTACTTCCTGGTCTAG
- a CDS encoding IS4 family transposase, with protein MQEKSVITSTIETARGVFAPGHLGELTQVVDFALVDAVLEETGRREKRLRLLPSRVVVYFVLALALFEHRSYRTVWSKLTAALTPLALVHPAVSSLTRARRRVGAAPLRRLFETLAGPVARPGQAGSFYRGLRTVAVDGTLLHTPDDETLTWRYPKRAGEGLEFGYPLLRLLALVECGTRALIAAAFGPESEGELPYAKRLLTALDKTMLLLADAAFDGSEFLDAVHQSGARFLVRSGARRVPTPAEHLGDGSYIARIGYGVLRVLLPVRVIEATLIVTLADGTVRTERWRLITNLLDPVRYPAAELVDLYHRRWQAETTYFSIKATMLDGRVLRSRSIDGLDQEVYALLTAYQALIRAGDDALTGRPEVPMERISFTVLLAAATDTVTAGHGIFPNTLVDLVGRIGHAALDALLPAHRRQRVKARTRKNPTSKYGPNAGQHPQKAQNYTVHTTVAFFAHGLSSRSRP; from the coding sequence TTGCAGGAGAAGTCTGTCATCACGTCCACGATCGAGACAGCCCGGGGTGTGTTCGCGCCGGGTCATCTGGGAGAGTTGACCCAGGTCGTGGACTTCGCGCTGGTGGACGCGGTGCTGGAGGAGACCGGCCGGCGCGAGAAGCGCCTGCGGCTGCTGCCTTCGCGGGTGGTGGTGTACTTCGTGCTCGCTCTCGCACTGTTCGAACACCGCTCGTACCGCACGGTGTGGTCCAAGCTGACCGCCGCCCTGACCCCGCTGGCCCTGGTGCATCCTGCGGTCTCCTCGCTGACGCGGGCCAGGCGCAGGGTGGGGGCCGCACCTCTGCGGCGTCTGTTCGAGACGCTTGCCGGGCCCGTCGCCCGCCCCGGGCAGGCCGGGTCCTTCTACCGGGGCCTGCGCACGGTGGCCGTCGACGGGACCCTGCTGCACACCCCCGACGACGAGACGCTCACCTGGCGCTACCCCAAACGGGCCGGGGAGGGTCTGGAGTTCGGCTATCCGCTCCTGCGGCTGCTGGCCCTGGTCGAGTGCGGCACCCGCGCGCTCATAGCCGCCGCCTTCGGACCGGAGTCCGAGGGCGAACTCCCCTATGCCAAGCGGCTTCTGACCGCCCTGGACAAGACGATGCTCCTGCTGGCCGACGCGGCCTTCGACGGCAGCGAGTTCCTTGATGCCGTCCATCAGAGCGGGGCGCGGTTCCTGGTGCGCTCCGGGGCCCGCCGCGTCCCCACCCCCGCCGAGCACCTGGGCGACGGCTCCTACATCGCCCGCATCGGCTACGGTGTCCTGCGGGTACTGCTGCCGGTGCGCGTGATCGAGGCGACCCTCATCGTCACCTTGGCCGATGGCACCGTCCGCACCGAGCGGTGGCGGCTGATCACCAACCTGCTGGACCCCGTCCGTTATCCGGCCGCCGAGCTCGTTGATCTCTATCACCGCAGGTGGCAGGCGGAAACTACGTATTTTTCGATCAAGGCCACGATGCTTGACGGCCGCGTCCTGCGCTCCCGCAGTATCGATGGCCTCGACCAGGAGGTCTACGCCCTGCTCACCGCCTACCAGGCTCTGATCCGTGCCGGCGACGACGCCCTGACCGGTCGGCCGGAAGTACCCATGGAACGGATCAGTTTCACCGTCCTGTTGGCCGCCGCAACCGACACCGTCACTGCCGGCCATGGAATCTTCCCCAACACCCTCGTCGACCTGGTCGGCAGGATCGGCCACGCGGCCCTGGACGCCCTCCTGCCCGCCCACCGACGGCAACGAGTGAAGGCCCGCACACGCAAGAACCCCACCAGCAAGTACGGCCCGAACGCCGGACAGCACCCCCAGAAGGCCCAGAACTACACCGTCCACACCACCGTTGCATTCTTCGCCCACGGCCTCAGTAGCCGCTCACGGCCCTAA
- a CDS encoding urease subunit beta — protein MTFRQKYLYGKDPVEINAGRRTVRLTVSNTGDRAVQVGSHYHFFEVNSALSFDRQKALGMHLNIPAGTSVRIEPGGSREVELCAYAGTGRLVGFSGLLNGSLASHPAKVEAVRKAIEQGFQGAASGAPAKSAKDTKSTKDTKDSAKTAKDSKDSKAKKKGSR, from the coding sequence ATGACGTTCCGTCAGAAATATCTCTACGGCAAGGACCCGGTCGAGATCAACGCCGGTCGCCGCACGGTCCGGCTCACCGTCAGCAACACCGGCGACCGCGCGGTCCAGGTCGGGTCGCACTACCACTTCTTCGAGGTGAACTCGGCGCTGTCGTTCGACCGGCAGAAGGCGCTCGGCATGCACCTCAACATTCCCGCCGGCACCTCCGTACGCATCGAGCCCGGCGGATCGCGCGAGGTGGAGCTGTGCGCGTACGCCGGCACGGGCCGCCTCGTCGGTTTCAGCGGACTGCTCAACGGCAGCCTCGCCTCGCACCCCGCCAAGGTCGAGGCCGTGCGCAAGGCGATCGAGCAGGGCTTCCAGGGCGCCGCCTCCGGCGCACCGGCGAAGAGCGCCAAGGACACCAAGAGCACCAAGGACACCAAGGATTCGGCCAAGACCGCCAAGGACTCGAAGGACTCCAAGGCGAAGAAGAAGGGTTCGCGCTGA
- a CDS encoding fluoride efflux transporter FluC, producing MPPKMQLHRFTHPDHHPGVQLTVVAVVAIGGAAGAAARYGAELLWPIGPTAFPWTTLLVNAVGCFLMGVLMVTVKLRFPGAPRLISPFLGTGLLGGFTSFSYYTNKVRQLFEHDRPGYAVGYLLLTVVAALAAVTTGAFLTHLAFGRDHRAQEGT from the coding sequence ATGCCCCCGAAGATGCAGCTGCACCGCTTCACGCACCCCGATCACCACCCCGGGGTGCAGCTCACCGTCGTAGCGGTCGTCGCGATCGGCGGCGCCGCGGGAGCAGCGGCCCGCTATGGTGCCGAACTCCTCTGGCCCATCGGCCCCACCGCGTTCCCCTGGACGACTCTGCTGGTCAACGCGGTGGGCTGCTTCCTGATGGGTGTCCTGATGGTCACCGTGAAGCTGCGCTTCCCGGGCGCGCCCCGGCTGATCAGCCCGTTCCTGGGCACCGGCCTGCTCGGCGGGTTCACCTCCTTCTCGTACTACACGAACAAAGTGCGGCAGCTGTTCGAGCACGACCGGCCGGGCTATGCGGTCGGCTATCTGCTCCTGACCGTCGTGGCGGCGCTGGCCGCGGTGACGACGGGGGCCTTCCTCACGCACCTCGCGTTCGGGCGCGATCACCGGGCCCAGGAGGGCACGTGA
- a CDS encoding cobalamin biosynthesis protein CbiX, which produces MSDHCRVIAVCGHEAAHGKALHGLVDPAVIVVPSGRELYRSIAGLTRGGEQGCVVPMTLGRDPELVADTARTLRALPAAERSATVLAEPFGTSQYLIGWLRAAAGRVPATSALLVTAPAGDPFDDAELYRVASLVRRYGSHPLVEVAFSGGDPDPAEGVRRCRLLGASRVVLLPAAFALPEVPDVPGTHVERAGPPVPPAALARILAERVAAARRRWNERGDDGIATGLTAADDHGHSHTHPPGEDHGHGLGHLHTHQHPHVHGAGQVIRSTA; this is translated from the coding sequence GTGTCCGACCACTGCCGGGTGATCGCCGTGTGCGGCCACGAAGCCGCGCACGGGAAAGCGCTGCACGGCCTGGTGGACCCGGCGGTGATCGTCGTGCCGAGCGGGCGTGAGCTCTACCGGAGCATCGCCGGGCTGACGCGCGGCGGCGAACAGGGCTGCGTCGTCCCGATGACGCTGGGCCGCGACCCGGAACTCGTCGCGGATACCGCCCGTACGCTGCGCGCGCTGCCCGCCGCCGAACGCTCCGCGACCGTACTCGCCGAGCCTTTCGGCACCTCCCAGTACCTCATCGGCTGGCTGCGGGCGGCGGCCGGCCGCGTCCCCGCCACATCGGCGCTGCTCGTCACCGCCCCGGCCGGCGACCCCTTCGACGACGCCGAGCTGTACCGGGTCGCGAGCCTGGTCCGCCGTTACGGCAGCCACCCGCTGGTCGAGGTCGCGTTCAGCGGCGGCGATCCCGACCCGGCCGAAGGGGTGCGGCGCTGCCGGCTGCTCGGCGCCTCCCGCGTGGTGCTGCTCCCGGCCGCCTTCGCCCTGCCGGAGGTACCCGACGTACCCGGCACGCACGTCGAACGAGCCGGTCCGCCGGTGCCACCCGCCGCGCTGGCCCGGATCCTCGCCGAGCGCGTGGCCGCTGCCCGGCGGCGGTGGAACGAGCGTGGTGACGACGGCATCGCAACCGGGCTGACCGCCGCCGACGACCACGGCCACTCCCACACCCACCCGCCGGGCGAGGACCACGGCCATGGGCTCGGACATCTGCACACGCATCAGCACCCGCACGTCCATGGTGCGGGCCAAGTCATCAGGAGCACCGCATGA
- a CDS encoding urease accessory protein UreF produces the protein MYRDENDNLGDRPAPAAAQAAGAGAGTCEPALGPLLVSLQLTDSSFPSGFYTLSHSLEGFAQAGAIGPDSLPLLLEDLLLHGVGPADATALALAHRATRAGEPENVVAIDEHLFATKLGREMRRAATRTGRQLLDLAREVFDRPEIGDYFERVVRREAPGTQAVAAGVIHAAAGVPVRQAVASDLFAFCASFAGAALRLRLTDHRGAQTLLRGAAPVIEEAAEDALRRELDDVGATVFASDVMSGRHERAEARLFAS, from the coding sequence ATGTACCGCGACGAGAACGACAACCTGGGGGACCGCCCGGCCCCGGCGGCAGCACAAGCCGCCGGGGCGGGGGCCGGGACATGCGAGCCCGCGCTCGGGCCGCTGCTGGTCAGCCTCCAGCTGACCGACTCGTCCTTCCCCAGCGGCTTCTACACGCTGTCGCACAGCCTCGAAGGCTTCGCCCAGGCCGGCGCGATCGGGCCCGACAGCCTGCCGCTGCTGCTCGAAGACCTGCTGCTGCACGGCGTCGGTCCGGCCGACGCCACCGCGCTCGCGCTCGCCCACCGGGCGACACGGGCGGGCGAACCGGAGAACGTCGTCGCCATCGACGAGCACCTGTTCGCCACGAAGCTGGGCCGGGAGATGCGCCGGGCCGCCACCCGTACCGGACGGCAACTCCTCGACCTGGCCCGGGAGGTCTTCGACCGCCCGGAGATCGGTGACTACTTCGAACGCGTCGTACGCCGGGAGGCGCCCGGCACCCAGGCGGTCGCCGCGGGGGTCATCCACGCGGCGGCCGGTGTGCCGGTCCGTCAGGCCGTCGCCTCGGACCTGTTCGCGTTCTGCGCGAGCTTCGCGGGCGCGGCCCTGCGCCTGCGGCTGACCGACCACCGCGGGGCGCAGACCCTGCTGCGGGGCGCCGCACCCGTCATCGAGGAGGCCGCCGAGGACGCGCTGCGACGCGAACTCGACGACGTCGGAGCGACCGTCTTCGCCTCGGACGTCATGTCGGGCCGTCATGAACGCGCCGAGGCCCGGCTCTTCGCCAGCTGA
- a CDS encoding SDR family NAD(P)-dependent oxidoreductase has product MTVTQDSPELASGTEEFGPGIDPERLAVCLSVLDELDTIEIDHPDAIAVRRATAGIYRTVKQRRRQERRAAKTAHDKAVTEATATGSADRIDDETQGVLPSSSSRAEIAGVLQRPRSCYICKTRYVEVDAFYHQLCPQCAKENRSRRDARTDLTGRRALLTGGRAKIGMYIALRLLRDGAHTTITTRFPNDAIRRFKAMPDSDEWIHRLKIVGIDLRDPAQVVALADSVAAEGPLDILINNAAQTVRRSANAYSELVNAEAAPLPAGELPAAEVIGTFGSGTVDRVAALPAARREGLSAQDVTELALVTGSASLERIAAGTAIDAGGLVPDLHDTNSWIQTVEEVEPIELLEVQLCNSTAPFILISRLRPAMAATAAKRSYVVNVSAMEGVFSRGYKGAGHPHTNMAKAALNMLTRTSAQEMFEKDGILMTAVDTGWITDERPHPDKIRLAEEGFHAPLDLVDGAARVYDPIVRGEEGEDLYGCFLKDYAPANW; this is encoded by the coding sequence ATGACGGTGACACAGGACAGCCCGGAGCTCGCTTCCGGTACTGAGGAGTTCGGTCCCGGTATCGACCCGGAGCGGCTGGCCGTCTGCCTGAGCGTGCTCGACGAACTCGACACCATCGAGATCGACCACCCCGACGCCATCGCCGTGCGCCGTGCCACGGCCGGGATCTACCGGACCGTGAAGCAGCGCCGCCGTCAGGAGCGCCGCGCCGCCAAGACCGCGCACGACAAGGCCGTCACCGAGGCCACCGCGACCGGTTCGGCCGACCGCATCGACGACGAGACCCAGGGGGTCCTGCCGTCGTCCTCGTCCCGTGCCGAGATCGCGGGCGTCCTCCAGCGCCCCCGCTCCTGCTACATCTGCAAGACCCGGTACGTCGAGGTCGACGCGTTCTACCACCAGCTCTGCCCGCAGTGCGCCAAGGAGAACCGCTCGCGTCGCGACGCCCGGACCGACCTCACCGGCCGGCGCGCGCTCCTCACCGGCGGCCGCGCGAAGATCGGCATGTACATCGCGCTGCGGCTGCTGCGCGACGGTGCGCACACCACCATCACCACTCGCTTCCCCAACGACGCGATCCGCCGCTTCAAGGCGATGCCGGACAGTGACGAGTGGATCCACCGGCTGAAGATCGTCGGCATCGATCTGCGTGACCCCGCGCAGGTCGTCGCGCTCGCCGACTCGGTCGCGGCCGAGGGCCCGCTGGACATCCTGATCAACAACGCGGCGCAGACCGTGCGCCGGTCCGCGAACGCGTACAGCGAACTGGTCAACGCCGAGGCCGCCCCGCTTCCGGCGGGTGAGCTGCCCGCCGCCGAGGTCATCGGCACCTTCGGCAGCGGCACCGTCGACCGCGTCGCCGCTCTCCCGGCCGCCCGCAGGGAAGGCCTGAGTGCGCAGGACGTCACCGAACTCGCCCTGGTCACCGGGTCCGCCTCGCTGGAGCGGATCGCCGCCGGAACGGCGATCGACGCGGGCGGTCTCGTGCCCGACCTGCATGACACCAACAGCTGGATCCAGACGGTCGAGGAGGTCGAACCGATCGAGCTGCTGGAGGTCCAGCTCTGCAACTCCACAGCGCCGTTCATCCTGATCAGCCGGCTCCGTCCGGCAATGGCCGCGACCGCCGCCAAGCGCTCCTACGTGGTCAACGTGTCCGCCATGGAAGGGGTGTTCAGCCGCGGCTACAAGGGCGCGGGCCACCCGCACACCAACATGGCGAAGGCCGCGCTGAACATGCTCACCCGCACCAGCGCCCAGGAGATGTTCGAGAAGGACGGCATCCTGATGACGGCCGTCGACACCGGCTGGATCACCGACGAGCGGCCACACCCCGACAAGATCCGCCTCGCCGAGGAGGGCTTCCACGCCCCGCTCGACCTGGTCGACGGCGCCGCCCGCGTCTACGACCCGATCGTGCGCGGCGAGGAGGGCGAGGACCTGTACGGCTGCTTCCTCAAGGACTACGCGCCCGCCAACTGGTAG
- a CDS encoding PP2C family protein-serine/threonine phosphatase has translation MWKVDAVILLVEDDAGDALLVEEMLADSELDSALTWCRTLAEARRFLAGCRTPCCVLLDLHLPDVYGLDAVTRIVESAPDAAIVVLTGRAEADTGLSAVATGAQDYLVKGRLDPEALGRSVRYALQRKQVEQAAAALRANRLMARENARLERGLLPVPLLHDDSFEAVARYAPGRAHALLSGDFYDVVQTSDGTVHAVIGDVSGHGAAEAALGVCLRVAWRTAVLCATGRLEQVRLLEEILVAERSDPHVFATFTSLSFSPDRRRVQVVRAGHPGLLLRSGDRVSWVEPEPGMALGLLPGTGRWSVSELALPDDGRIVLFTDGLFEGRTGPSSRLGEDRLLALARSRGALPARAFVDTLVDEAAEAASPYGGLADDVAVLHLGWGRETPR, from the coding sequence GTGTGGAAGGTCGACGCCGTGATCCTGCTGGTCGAGGACGACGCCGGTGACGCCCTCCTCGTCGAGGAGATGCTCGCGGACAGTGAGCTGGATTCCGCGCTGACCTGGTGCAGGACGCTCGCGGAGGCGCGCCGGTTCCTGGCCGGCTGCCGCACCCCGTGCTGCGTACTGCTCGATCTGCATCTGCCCGATGTGTACGGCCTGGACGCCGTGACCCGGATCGTCGAGTCGGCGCCCGATGCGGCCATCGTCGTGCTGACCGGCAGGGCCGAGGCAGATACGGGCCTGTCGGCCGTGGCGACCGGCGCCCAGGACTATCTCGTCAAGGGACGGCTCGATCCGGAGGCGCTGGGCCGCTCGGTCCGTTACGCCCTCCAGCGCAAGCAGGTCGAGCAGGCCGCGGCGGCGCTGCGCGCCAACCGGCTGATGGCGCGGGAGAACGCCCGCCTCGAACGCGGGCTGCTGCCCGTGCCCCTGCTGCACGACGACTCCTTCGAGGCGGTGGCACGGTACGCGCCGGGCCGGGCGCACGCCCTGCTCAGCGGTGATTTCTACGACGTGGTGCAGACCTCCGACGGCACGGTGCACGCGGTGATCGGCGATGTGTCGGGGCACGGGGCCGCGGAGGCGGCGCTGGGTGTCTGCCTGCGGGTCGCCTGGCGCACTGCGGTGCTGTGCGCGACCGGCCGGCTCGAACAGGTCCGGCTGCTGGAGGAGATCCTGGTCGCCGAACGCTCCGACCCGCATGTCTTCGCCACCTTCACCTCACTCTCCTTCTCCCCGGACCGGCGCCGGGTGCAGGTGGTGCGGGCCGGTCACCCCGGGCTGTTGCTGCGCAGCGGTGACCGGGTGAGCTGGGTCGAGCCCGAGCCTGGGATGGCCCTGGGGCTGCTGCCGGGGACGGGACGGTGGAGTGTCTCGGAGCTGGCCCTGCCCGATGACGGCCGGATCGTCCTCTTCACGGACGGCCTCTTCGAGGGGCGTACGGGGCCAAGCTCCCGGCTCGGCGAGGACAGGCTGCTCGCCCTGGCCCGCAGTCGCGGGGCCCTGCCGGCCCGCGCGTTCGTGGACACCCTGGTCGACGAGGCCGCCGAGGCGGCGTCCCCGTACGGCGGTCTCGCCGACGACGTGGCCGTGCTCCATCTGGGCTGGGGCCGGGAGACGCCGCGATGA
- a CDS encoding urease subunit gamma gives MNLAPREIDKLLVYVVADLARKRQGRGLKLNYSESVALITEAILEAARDGRSVADCMELGRQIVSEDDTMPGVRDMLGLLQVEASFVDGTKLVSCHDPIGG, from the coding sequence ATGAACCTCGCCCCCCGCGAGATCGACAAGCTGCTCGTGTACGTAGTGGCCGACCTGGCCCGCAAGCGCCAGGGCCGCGGTCTCAAGCTCAACTACAGCGAGTCCGTGGCTCTGATCACCGAGGCGATCCTGGAGGCCGCCCGGGACGGCAGGAGTGTCGCCGACTGCATGGAACTCGGCCGCCAGATCGTCAGCGAGGACGACACCATGCCGGGGGTACGGGACATGCTCGGGCTGCTCCAGGTCGAGGCATCCTTCGTGGACGGCACCAAGCTGGTGTCCTGCCACGACCCCATCGGCGGCTGA
- a CDS encoding sensor histidine kinase: MNGRDASPAPGRGLTSRLSVQNWVHLILAVFVLVVCAGLTVGGLVLSRISDRTTELVDRIQPARSSSFQLQNALLEQETGVRGFALTGDPAFLRPYEAGMRDEKLRMARVRALVGDEQPFAGDLDRIAAASREWRSGHAEPLVAAVRRGGPASETSAPIRRSTDEFATLRRLYTAQQAHLDVARDRARTDLSNARTTRDQVLISLVVGFLLAVGSLSLLLHRMVGRPLDRLTAASETVSSGAFRKRIEVDGPSDVRAVAAAVEDMRRRIVEELAESRERETLLAEQTRELRRSNAELEQFAYVASHDLQEPLRKVASFCGLLEKRYGAELDDRARQYIDYAVDGAGRMQVLINDLLTFSRMGRVHERWKPVDLDRSLDRALANLALVVEESGATVVREAPLPSLTGDATALSMVWQNLIGNAVKFRRPGVPCRITVGCVREGDDWHFRVADNGIGIAPESAQNVFVIFQRLHGREEYEGTGIGLALCRKIVEFHGGRIWLDPETTEGTCIRFTLPVAPAAPAHTAVRPPGPDAAVEGLGHG, encoded by the coding sequence ATGAACGGCCGGGACGCATCGCCGGCGCCCGGGCGCGGCCTGACCTCGCGACTGTCCGTCCAGAACTGGGTCCATCTGATCCTCGCCGTCTTCGTGCTCGTCGTCTGCGCGGGCCTGACCGTCGGGGGCCTCGTGCTGTCCCGGATATCCGACCGCACGACCGAGCTGGTGGACCGCATCCAGCCCGCCCGCTCCTCGTCGTTCCAGTTGCAGAACGCGCTGCTGGAACAGGAGACCGGGGTCCGCGGATTCGCGCTCACCGGCGACCCGGCCTTCCTGCGGCCGTACGAGGCGGGGATGCGGGACGAGAAACTGCGGATGGCCCGCGTACGCGCCCTCGTCGGGGACGAACAGCCCTTCGCCGGCGATCTCGACCGGATCGCCGCGGCCTCCCGGGAATGGCGCAGCGGGCATGCCGAGCCGCTCGTCGCCGCCGTCCGCCGGGGCGGCCCGGCGTCCGAGACCTCCGCCCCGATCCGGCGGAGCACGGACGAATTCGCCACCCTGCGCCGCCTGTACACGGCTCAGCAGGCACATCTCGACGTGGCTCGCGACCGGGCCCGCACCGATCTGAGCAACGCCCGCACCACCCGTGACCAGGTGCTCATCTCGCTGGTCGTCGGCTTTCTGCTCGCCGTGGGCTCGCTGAGTCTGCTGCTGCACCGGATGGTCGGCCGGCCGCTGGACCGACTGACCGCCGCCTCCGAGACGGTCAGCTCGGGGGCGTTCCGTAAGCGGATCGAGGTCGACGGGCCGTCCGATGTGCGGGCGGTGGCGGCGGCCGTGGAGGACATGCGCCGCCGCATCGTCGAGGAACTCGCCGAGTCCCGGGAACGCGAGACGCTGCTGGCGGAACAGACGCGGGAGCTGCGCAGGTCCAATGCCGAGCTGGAGCAGTTCGCGTACGTCGCCTCGCACGATCTGCAGGAGCCGCTGCGCAAGGTCGCCTCGTTCTGCGGTCTGCTGGAGAAACGGTACGGCGCGGAGCTCGACGACCGGGCGCGGCAGTACATCGACTACGCGGTCGACGGCGCCGGGCGGATGCAGGTGCTGATCAACGATCTGCTCACCTTCTCCCGCATGGGACGGGTACATGAACGGTGGAAGCCGGTCGACCTGGACCGGTCCCTGGACCGCGCCCTGGCCAACCTCGCGCTGGTCGTCGAGGAGTCCGGTGCCACGGTCGTACGGGAGGCCCCGCTGCCGTCGCTGACGGGGGACGCCACGGCACTGTCCATGGTCTGGCAGAACCTGATCGGCAACGCGGTGAAGTTCCGCCGCCCCGGCGTGCCGTGCCGGATCACGGTGGGCTGTGTGCGGGAGGGCGACGACTGGCACTTCCGGGTGGCGGACAACGGCATCGGCATCGCGCCGGAGTCCGCGCAGAACGTCTTCGTCATCTTCCAGCGTCTGCACGGCCGGGAGGAGTACGAGGGAACGGGCATCGGTCTGGCCCTGTGCCGGAAGATCGTGGAGTTCCACGGGGGCCGGATCTGGCTGGATCCGGAAACCACCGAGGGCACCTGCATCCGTTTCACGCTGCCGGTCGCCCCCGCCGCACCCGCGCACACCGCGGTACGGCCGCCCGGCCCGGACGCCGCCGTCGAAGGACTCGGACATGGCTGA